A region from the Gossypium hirsutum isolate 1008001.06 chromosome A08, Gossypium_hirsutum_v2.1, whole genome shotgun sequence genome encodes:
- the LOC107949034 gene encoding heterogeneous nuclear ribonucleoprotein Q: MPRPKGPNEPEQPAESDERINLDEEDNDPEETMEEEVEYEEVEVEEEEEEEEEEEEEEEEEIEEEDQDVENANGDDDAEGEDEKKKRAELLARPPHGSEVYIGGIPHDVSQEDLKDFCESVGEVTEVRIMKGKDTSENKGFAFVTFRSVELASKAIDELNNAEFKGRKIRCSTSQSKHRLFIGNIPRNWGEEDLRKVVSEVGHGVTGLELVKDMKNSGSNRGFAFVEYYNNACAEYSRQKMMNTEFRLGDNAPSVSWADPKNADSPAASQVKAVYVKNLPKDVTQDRLKKLFEHHGKITKVVLPPAKPGQERNRIGFVHFAERSCAMKALKNTEKYELDGQVVECSLAKPQTDQKTSGGSSSQNSGFLPSYPPQVGYGLVGGAYGALGPGYGVAGLPQPLIYGRGPTPTGMSMMPMLLPDGRVGYVLQQPGSQLQSPPIHQSSNRGGGKSGSSSSSRGKHGSNDNSNRRYRPY; this comes from the exons ATGCCGAGGCCAAAGGGACCAAATGAGCCTGAACAGCCTGCTGAATCTGATGAGAGGATCAATCTTGATGAAGAAGATAACGATCCCGAGGAGACTATGGAAGAAGAGGTGGAGTATGAAGAAGTGGAggtagaagaagaagaggaagaagaagaagaggaggaggaggaggaggaagaagaaataGAAGAGGAAGATCAAGATGTCGAAAATGCTAATGGGGATGATGATGCTGAAGGTGAGGATGAAAAGAAGAAACGTGCCGAGCTTCTTGCTCGTCCTCCTCATGGTTCCGAAGTATATATTGGAGGCATACCACATGATGTTTCTCAAGAGGATTTGAAGGATTTTTGTGAATCTGTTGGAGAGGTTACTGAG GTTCGGATTATGAAAGGTAAAGATACAAGTGAAAACAAGGGCTTTGCTTTTGTGACCTTTAGAAGTGTAGAATTGGCCTCTAAAGCCATTGATGAGCTAAATAATGCCGAATTTAAG GGTAGAAAAATTAGATGTTCTACATCCCAATCAAAACATCGGTTGTTTATTGGTAATATTCCGAGAAATTGGGGGGAGGAAGACTTGAGGAAGGTTGTGTCAGAGGTTGGTCATGGAGTTACAGGTTTGGAATTAGTGAAG GATATGAAGAACTCAGGTAGTAACAGGGGTTTTGCCTTTGTTGAGTATTATAACAATGCATGTGCCGAGTATTCAAGGCAGAAGATGATGAACACGGAATTCAGGCTTGGTGATAATGCTCCAAGTGTGAGCTGGGCTGATCCTAAGAATGCTGATTCTCCTGCTGCTTCTCAG GTAAAGGCCGTGTATGTGAAGAATTTGCCAAAGGATGTAACACAAGATCGGCTAAAGAAGCTATTTGAACATCATGGAAAGATAACTAAAGTGGTTCTGCCTCCTGCAAAACCCGGACAAGAGAGAAATAGAATTGGTTTTGTTCATTTTGCAGAGAGATCTTGTGCCATGAAAGCACTCAAGAACACAGAAAAATATGAATTGGATG GACAAGTTGTAGAGTGTTCTCTTGCAAAGCCACAAACTGATCAAAAGACCTCAGGGGGTTCAAGTTCTCAGAATTCCGGTTTTCTTCCTAGTTATCCACCTCAGGTTGGGTATGGTCTCGTTGGGGGTGCCTATGGTGCTCTAGGTCCAGGATACGGTGTTGCTGGCCTTCCACAG CCCTTAATCTATGGAAGAGGACCAACACCTACTGGCATGTCAATGATGCCAATGCTTTTACCCGATGGCCGGGTTGGATATGTTCT